In one Umezawaea sp. Da 62-37 genomic region, the following are encoded:
- a CDS encoding LacI family DNA-binding transcriptional regulator has translation MKDVAARAGVSLGTVSNVLNRPDMVSERTRQRVRAAIDALGFVRNESARQLRGGGSRTLAYVVLDTSNPFFTDVARGVQETGDGEGLAVYLCNSGDDPRRQAAYLDLLEQQRVEGVLITPADAADPRLTALARRGTPVVFVDRGAGPDSCSVTVDDVLGGDLAVTHLLDTGHERIAFIGGPSTIGQVADRIAGARRALERAGRDPDDLTVLQTSRLDVAEGRRAGERLAGFPAARRPTAAFCANDLVALGLLQQMVRLGLRVPEDMAIIGYDDIEFAEAAAVPLTSVSQPRHLLGRTAAELLLSESRGSGGHQHRQVVFDPELVVRASTRLRPVPLV, from the coding sequence ATGAAGGACGTCGCCGCCAGGGCGGGTGTCTCCCTGGGCACGGTGTCCAACGTCCTCAACCGACCCGACATGGTCAGCGAGCGCACCCGGCAGCGGGTGCGGGCCGCGATCGACGCGCTCGGGTTCGTCCGCAACGAGTCGGCCAGGCAGCTGCGCGGCGGGGGCAGCCGCACCCTCGCCTACGTCGTGCTCGACACTTCCAACCCGTTCTTCACCGACGTCGCCCGTGGTGTGCAGGAGACCGGTGACGGCGAGGGGCTCGCGGTGTACCTGTGCAACAGCGGGGACGACCCGCGCCGCCAGGCCGCCTACCTCGACCTGCTGGAGCAGCAACGGGTCGAGGGCGTGCTGATCACCCCCGCCGACGCCGCCGACCCCAGGCTCACCGCCCTCGCGCGGCGCGGCACACCCGTCGTGTTCGTGGACCGCGGCGCGGGGCCGGACAGCTGCTCGGTCACCGTCGACGACGTGCTGGGCGGCGACCTCGCCGTCACCCACCTGCTCGACACCGGCCACGAGCGGATCGCGTTCATCGGCGGACCGAGCACGATCGGCCAGGTCGCCGACCGCATCGCCGGGGCCCGGCGCGCCCTGGAACGCGCCGGTCGCGACCCCGACGACCTGACGGTCCTGCAGACCTCGCGGCTGGACGTCGCCGAGGGCAGGCGCGCCGGGGAGCGGCTCGCCGGGTTCCCCGCCGCGCGACGGCCGACGGCCGCGTTCTGCGCCAACGACCTGGTGGCGCTCGGGCTGCTCCAGCAGATGGTGCGCCTGGGTCTGCGGGTGCCGGAGGACATGGCGATCATCGGCTACGACGACATCGAGTTCGCCGAGGCCGCGGCCGTGCCGCTGACGTCGGTCAGCCAACCCCGCCACCTGCTCGGCCGCACCGCGGCGGAACTGCTGCTCTCCGAGTCGCGGGGCAGCGGCGGGCACCAGCACCGGCAGGTGGTCTTCGACCCGGAACTGGTCGTGCGCGCCTCCACCCGGCTACGCCCGGTGCCACTCGTCTGA
- a CDS encoding sugar ABC transporter ATP-binding protein, whose protein sequence is MEPGPVPLLAVASVAKSFGAVAAVRDVSFPLHGGEIHALVGENGAGKSTIVKMLAGVHRPDSGQVLLDGEPVDLGSPAAAIDAGIAVIYQEPTLFPDLSVAENIVMGRQPRRSLGRVDHKAASRLAAELFTRLGVAIDPDRPARGLSIADQQIVEIAKALSRRARVIVMDEPTAALSGVEVERLFTVARSLRDGGAALLFISHRFDEITALCQRVTIMRDGKHVSTDPLDSLTVDEIVRRMVGRPLSALFPKRDVPAGDVVLEVEGISRAGVFRDVSFQVRAGEIVALAGLVGAGRSEVVQAVFGVDKRDSGEVRVGGKVLPPGSPRAAMAAGIALVPEDRRQQGLVLEASIERNVTSTRWRGLASFGLLFGGAERRSAAEWTAKLQTKYARLDDPVLRLSGGNQQKVVLAKWLSTAPRVLIVDEPTRGIDVGTKAEVHRLLSDLAADGVAIIMVSSELPEVLGMADRVLVMREGHLVAEIPRADADEESVMFAATGQVAA, encoded by the coding sequence ATGGAACCGGGCCCGGTGCCGCTGCTCGCGGTCGCGTCCGTCGCCAAGTCGTTCGGGGCGGTGGCCGCGGTGCGCGACGTGTCCTTCCCGTTGCACGGCGGCGAGATCCACGCACTGGTGGGCGAGAACGGCGCGGGCAAGTCGACCATCGTCAAGATGCTGGCCGGGGTGCACCGGCCCGACTCCGGGCAGGTGCTGCTCGACGGCGAGCCCGTGGACCTCGGCTCGCCCGCCGCCGCCATCGACGCCGGGATCGCGGTCATCTACCAGGAGCCCACCCTGTTCCCCGACCTCTCGGTCGCGGAGAACATCGTGATGGGCCGCCAGCCGCGCCGCTCCCTCGGCCGGGTCGACCACAAGGCCGCCTCCAGGCTCGCGGCGGAGCTGTTCACCCGTCTCGGCGTGGCCATCGACCCCGACCGCCCCGCGCGCGGGCTGTCCATCGCCGACCAGCAGATCGTCGAGATCGCCAAGGCGCTGTCCCGCCGGGCCCGCGTGATCGTCATGGACGAACCGACGGCGGCGCTGTCCGGCGTGGAGGTCGAACGCCTGTTCACCGTCGCCCGCTCACTGCGCGACGGCGGCGCGGCGCTGCTGTTCATCTCCCACCGGTTCGACGAGATCACCGCGCTGTGCCAGCGGGTCACGATCATGCGGGACGGCAAGCACGTCTCCACCGATCCGCTCGACTCGCTGACCGTCGACGAGATCGTCCGGCGGATGGTCGGCCGCCCGCTCTCCGCGCTGTTCCCCAAGCGCGACGTGCCCGCGGGCGACGTCGTGCTGGAGGTCGAGGGGATCTCGCGGGCAGGGGTGTTCCGGGACGTGTCGTTCCAGGTGCGCGCCGGTGAGATCGTCGCGCTGGCCGGGCTCGTCGGCGCCGGTCGCTCCGAGGTGGTCCAGGCCGTGTTCGGCGTCGACAAGCGGGACTCCGGCGAGGTCCGGGTCGGTGGGAAGGTGCTCCCCCCTGGCTCGCCGCGCGCCGCGATGGCGGCGGGCATCGCGCTCGTGCCCGAGGACCGTCGCCAGCAGGGGCTGGTGCTGGAGGCATCCATCGAACGCAACGTCACGTCCACCCGTTGGCGCGGGCTGGCTTCGTTCGGCCTGCTGTTCGGCGGCGCCGAACGCCGGTCCGCGGCCGAGTGGACCGCCAAGCTCCAGACCAAGTACGCCCGCCTGGACGACCCGGTGCTGCGCCTGTCCGGCGGCAACCAGCAGAAGGTCGTGCTGGCCAAGTGGCTCTCCACCGCCCCGCGCGTGCTGATCGTCGACGAGCCCACCCGCGGCATCGACGTCGGCACCAAGGCCGAGGTGCACCGGCTGCTGTCGGACCTGGCCGCCGACGGGGTCGCGATCATCATGGTGTCCTCGGAACTGCCGGAGGTGCTCGGCATGGCCGACCGCGTGCTCGTGATGAGGGAAGGCCACCTGGTGGCGGAGATCCCCAGGGCCGACGCCGACGAGGAGTCGGTCATGTTCGCCGCGACGGGGCAGGTGGCGGCATGA
- a CDS encoding ABC transporter permease, producing the protein MSAPSSTHEQGHRAPASRVALALRARELGIVIALVALVAVTAVVNPRFLSAQSLRDLVLGAAILIVLAVGQTVVIITRNIDLSVGSVLGLSAYAVGSLLQANPGLPIVAAVLVGLAFGAVLGLVNGALVRFGNVPALVVTLGTLYVYRGVAFFWAGGQQINADELPRGFLGFGTATVLGVPWLLVIAVVVVLATGYFLRNQRSGRELYAMGSDPAAARLVGIPVGRRTLAAFTFSGALAGLAGVLFAARFGTIDAAAGNGYELNVVAAAVVGGVAVFGGSGTVYGAAIGALLLTTIGSALPVLGIDQFWQQAIVGALILLAIGTDKAVAARVAARLRKESSRV; encoded by the coding sequence ATGAGCGCCCCGTCCTCGACGCACGAGCAGGGCCACCGCGCCCCGGCCTCGCGCGTCGCGCTGGCACTGCGGGCCCGCGAACTGGGCATCGTGATCGCCCTGGTCGCGCTCGTCGCCGTCACCGCGGTGGTGAACCCGCGGTTCCTGTCCGCGCAGAGCCTGCGCGACCTGGTGCTCGGCGCCGCGATCCTGATCGTGCTGGCCGTCGGCCAGACGGTCGTGATCATCACCCGCAACATCGACCTGTCGGTGGGCTCGGTGCTCGGGCTTTCCGCCTACGCGGTCGGCTCGCTGCTCCAGGCGAACCCCGGCCTGCCGATCGTGGCCGCCGTTCTCGTCGGCCTCGCGTTCGGCGCGGTCCTCGGCCTGGTCAACGGCGCGCTCGTGCGGTTCGGCAACGTGCCCGCGCTGGTGGTCACGCTCGGCACCCTCTACGTCTACCGGGGCGTCGCGTTCTTCTGGGCGGGCGGCCAGCAGATCAACGCCGACGAACTCCCCAGGGGCTTCCTCGGCTTCGGCACCGCCACCGTGCTCGGCGTGCCGTGGCTGCTGGTCATCGCGGTGGTGGTCGTCCTGGCCACCGGGTACTTCCTGCGCAACCAGCGCTCCGGCCGCGAGCTGTACGCGATGGGGTCCGACCCGGCCGCGGCGCGGCTGGTGGGCATCCCCGTCGGCCGCCGCACCCTCGCGGCGTTCACGTTCAGCGGTGCCCTGGCAGGCCTGGCCGGGGTCCTGTTCGCCGCGCGTTTCGGCACGATCGACGCCGCGGCGGGCAACGGCTACGAACTCAACGTCGTGGCGGCCGCCGTGGTCGGCGGTGTCGCGGTGTTCGGCGGCAGCGGCACCGTCTACGGCGCCGCGATCGGCGCCCTCCTGCTCACCACGATCGGCAGCGCGCTGCCGGTGCTGGGCATCGACCAGTTCTGGCAGCAGGCGATCGTCGGTGCCCTGATCCTGCTGGCCATCGGCACCGACAAGGCCGTCGCGGCCAGGGTCGCGGCCCGGCTGCGGAAGGAGTCGTCCCGTGTCTGA
- a CDS encoding ABC transporter permease — translation MSDLLKRFTGWDVAVIAVLVLFVVVASATVDNFASARNLSFLVLDLAPVLLIALPMTLIIVTGEIDLSVASTLGLSSAVMGALWDGGMSIELIVVVCLVLGAVLGAVNGLFVTVFGLPSLAVTIGTLALYRGLALVVLGDAAVAQFPGTWTGWVIGGNAGIPNIVWPLLLLLVVFGVVLHATPFGRSLFVMGANKEAARFGGIRVARTTFWLYVVCGVVSALAGILWTLRYSSARADNGSGLELAVVAAVLLGGVSIFGGRGTLWGVLGGVTLLAALQNALRLADVSNEALTVVTGLLLIISVLAPNAVGAIRSAASRRRPPGGAATSPAPPDPPAPASSPPVQSDPSSSPAVRSS, via the coding sequence GTGTCTGACCTGCTCAAGCGCTTCACCGGCTGGGACGTGGCCGTCATCGCGGTGCTCGTGCTGTTCGTCGTGGTCGCCAGCGCGACCGTCGACAACTTCGCGTCCGCCCGCAACCTGTCGTTCCTGGTGCTCGACCTGGCACCGGTCCTGCTCATCGCGCTGCCGATGACGCTGATCATCGTCACCGGCGAGATCGACCTGTCGGTGGCCAGCACGCTGGGCCTGTCCAGCGCCGTGATGGGCGCCCTGTGGGACGGCGGCATGTCGATCGAGCTGATCGTGGTGGTCTGCCTCGTGCTGGGCGCGGTGCTGGGCGCGGTCAACGGCCTGTTCGTGACCGTGTTCGGACTGCCGTCGCTGGCCGTCACGATCGGCACGCTCGCGCTCTACCGCGGGCTGGCGCTGGTCGTGCTCGGCGACGCCGCGGTCGCCCAGTTCCCCGGCACCTGGACCGGCTGGGTCATCGGCGGCAACGCGGGCATCCCCAACATCGTGTGGCCGCTGCTCCTGCTGCTGGTGGTGTTCGGCGTGGTGCTGCACGCCACGCCGTTCGGCCGCTCGCTGTTCGTCATGGGCGCCAACAAGGAGGCCGCGCGGTTCGGCGGCATCCGGGTGGCCCGCACGACGTTCTGGCTCTACGTGGTCTGCGGCGTCGTCTCGGCGCTCGCGGGCATCCTCTGGACGCTGCGCTACTCCAGCGCCCGCGCCGACAACGGCTCGGGTCTCGAACTCGCCGTCGTCGCGGCCGTGCTGCTGGGCGGCGTCTCCATCTTCGGCGGTCGCGGGACGCTCTGGGGCGTGCTGGGCGGGGTCACCCTGCTCGCCGCGCTGCAGAACGCCCTGCGCCTCGCGGACGTCTCCAACGAGGCGCTCACGGTCGTCACCGGCCTGTTGCTGATCATCTCGGTGCTCGCCCCGAACGCGGTGGGCGCGATCCGCTCCGCCGCCTCCCGGCGCCGTCCCCCCGGCGGCGCGGCCACCTCCCCGGCACCACCCGACCCACCGGCGCCGGCCAGCTCACCGCCTGTCCAGTCCGACCCGTCATCGTCGCCGGCCGTCCGGTCATCCTGA
- the rhaS gene encoding rhamnose ABC transporter substrate-binding protein: MSRRLRLIAPVAFSAVLALGLSACSGTTKDSAATGGSTDSGSAVANPGAALKEGLKIAFLPKQLNNPYSDIEVSGGKAAVDEIKGTYKLVGPNDASASSQVSYINTLIQQQQDVIGIAANDPNAVCPSLNQARAAGIKIVAFDSDASKDCRDVFINQATTQGIGEQLVKMASTLAGGSGEIAILSATPNATNQNAWIEVMNTELKKPENANLKLVATVYGNDDDQKSFQEAQGLLQTHPDLKVIVSPTTVGIAATARYVSGSSYKGKVAVTGLGTPNQMRDYVKDTTVNQFALWNPADIGYLAGYAGAALASGQITGKEGETFKAGKLGEYKIGAGGEIVLGPPTIFDAKNIDQFNF; this comes from the coding sequence ATGTCCCGTCGTCTACGCCTGATCGCGCCAGTGGCGTTCAGCGCCGTCCTCGCCCTCGGGCTCAGCGCGTGCTCCGGCACCACCAAGGACTCGGCCGCCACGGGCGGTTCCACCGATTCCGGGAGTGCCGTGGCCAACCCCGGCGCCGCGCTCAAGGAGGGCCTGAAGATCGCCTTCCTGCCCAAGCAGCTCAACAACCCCTACAGCGACATCGAGGTCAGCGGAGGCAAGGCCGCGGTCGATGAGATCAAGGGCACCTACAAGCTCGTCGGACCCAACGACGCCAGCGCGTCCTCGCAGGTCAGCTACATCAACACGCTGATCCAGCAGCAGCAGGACGTCATCGGCATCGCCGCGAACGACCCCAACGCCGTGTGCCCGTCGCTCAACCAGGCGCGCGCCGCGGGCATCAAGATCGTCGCGTTCGACTCCGACGCGTCGAAGGACTGCCGCGACGTCTTCATCAACCAGGCCACCACCCAGGGCATCGGCGAGCAGCTGGTGAAGATGGCCAGCACGCTCGCGGGCGGCTCCGGTGAGATCGCGATCCTCTCCGCCACGCCGAACGCCACGAACCAGAACGCCTGGATCGAGGTGATGAACACCGAGCTGAAGAAGCCCGAGAACGCGAACCTGAAGCTCGTCGCCACCGTCTACGGCAACGACGACGACCAGAAGTCGTTCCAGGAGGCACAGGGCCTGCTCCAGACCCACCCGGACCTCAAGGTGATCGTCTCGCCGACCACGGTCGGCATCGCCGCGACGGCGCGCTACGTCTCCGGCTCCTCCTACAAGGGCAAGGTCGCGGTCACCGGTCTGGGCACCCCCAACCAGATGCGCGACTACGTCAAGGACACCACCGTCAACCAGTTCGCCCTGTGGAACCCGGCCGACATCGGCTACCTCGCGGGCTACGCGGGCGCCGCGCTCGCCTCCGGCCAGATCACCGGCAAGGAGGGCGAGACCTTCAAGGCGGGCAAGCTCGGCGAGTACAAGATCGGCGCCGGCGGCGAGATCGTCCTCGGCCCGCCGACCATCTTCGACGCGAAGAACATCGACCAGTTCAACTTCTGA
- the rhaI gene encoding L-rhamnose isomerase, giving the protein MTDSKADRMKAALREQRIETPSWAYGNSGTRFKVFAQAGVPRSPEEKIADAAVVHRLTGAAPTVALHIPWDKVDDYAELARFAADQGVGLGVINANVFQDDDYKLGSVTNPDPRVRRKAVDHLLECVDIMDATGSRDLKLWFSDGTNYPGQDSIRKRQDRLAAALREVYDRLGDDQRMLLEYKLFEPAFYTTDVPDWGTSYAHCVELGDKAGVCIDTGHHAPGTNIEFIVAFLLRAGKLAAFDFNSRFYADDDLMVGAADPFQLFRILFELVSANATGPDSGIAFMLDQCHNIEAKIPAIIRSVLNVQEATAKALLVDTEALEAAQDSGDVLGANEVLMDAYSSDVRPLLRELREEMGLDPDPVAAYHRSGYQKQIETARVGGTQAGWGA; this is encoded by the coding sequence ATGACTGACAGCAAGGCCGACCGGATGAAAGCGGCACTGCGCGAGCAGCGCATCGAGACCCCGTCGTGGGCCTACGGGAACTCCGGTACCCGGTTCAAGGTCTTCGCCCAGGCCGGGGTGCCGCGCTCCCCCGAGGAGAAGATCGCCGACGCCGCAGTCGTGCACCGGCTGACCGGTGCGGCACCGACCGTCGCGCTGCACATCCCGTGGGACAAGGTCGACGACTACGCCGAACTCGCCCGCTTCGCCGCCGACCAGGGCGTCGGGCTCGGGGTCATCAACGCCAACGTCTTCCAGGACGACGACTACAAGCTCGGCAGCGTCACCAACCCGGACCCGCGGGTGCGCCGCAAAGCGGTCGACCACCTGCTGGAGTGCGTCGACATCATGGACGCCACCGGCAGCCGCGACCTCAAGCTGTGGTTCTCCGACGGCACCAACTACCCCGGCCAGGACTCGATCCGCAAGCGCCAGGACCGGCTCGCCGCCGCCCTGCGCGAGGTCTACGACCGGTTGGGCGACGACCAGCGGATGCTGCTGGAGTACAAGCTGTTCGAGCCCGCGTTCTACACCACCGACGTGCCGGACTGGGGCACCTCCTACGCCCACTGCGTCGAGCTGGGGGACAAGGCCGGGGTGTGCATCGACACCGGCCACCACGCGCCCGGCACGAACATCGAGTTCATCGTCGCGTTCCTGCTGCGCGCCGGGAAGCTCGCCGCGTTCGACTTCAACTCCCGCTTCTACGCCGACGACGACCTGATGGTCGGCGCGGCGGACCCGTTCCAGCTCTTCCGGATCCTCTTCGAGCTGGTGTCGGCGAACGCGACCGGACCGGACAGCGGCATCGCGTTCATGCTCGACCAGTGCCACAACATCGAGGCGAAGATCCCCGCGATCATCCGTTCGGTGCTCAACGTCCAGGAGGCCACGGCCAAGGCGCTGCTGGTCGACACCGAGGCGCTGGAGGCGGCGCAGGACTCCGGTGACGTCCTGGGCGCCAACGAGGTGCTGATGGACGCCTACTCCTCCGACGTCCGCCCGCTGCTGCGGGAACTGCGCGAGGAGATGGGCCTCGACCCCGACCCGGTGGCCGCCTACCACCGGTCCGGCTACCAGAAGCAGATCGAGACGGCCCGCGTCGGCGGCACCCAGGCGGGCTGGGGCGCCTGA
- a CDS encoding L-fucose/L-arabinose isomerase family protein, whose protein sequence is MTSTQDASAALTRVVGRRTTIGLVAGGLGAYWPQFPDLLPQLRRSAARVSERLRAIGDIDVVDVGFISDAQEGAVAAEELRVAGCDLIVGFLTTYMTASMLVPVAQRSGAPVLIINLQPTERMNHATFDTGAWLAYCGACPLPEMANAFERAGVGFRSVSGYVEDERAWTRIARWVKAAGVRGALRHGRHGLMGHLYPGMLDVATDLTSVSTQLGGHVEVLEFDDLRVRVEEVTDAQVADRVALAGEVFDLDDTVNPDDLAWGAKVSVGLDRLVDDFALDSLAYYHRGLDGEQHERLGAGMILGASLLTARGVPAAGEYELRNSLAMLIMDRLGAGGSFTEFQALDFVDDVVEMGHDGPAHLAISAKRPLLRGLGTYHGKRGWGVSVEFDVQPGPVTLLGLGQRRDGRYVVVSSEGTVVTGPLLRIGNTTSRVDFGCDPGEWTDRWSASGVDHHWALGTGHRAAELAAVAELVGLEFVEVRV, encoded by the coding sequence ATGACCTCGACGCAGGACGCCTCCGCCGCGCTGACCCGCGTCGTCGGGCGCCGCACCACGATCGGCCTCGTCGCGGGCGGGCTGGGCGCGTACTGGCCGCAGTTCCCCGACCTGCTCCCGCAGTTGCGGCGCTCGGCCGCACGGGTGTCGGAGCGCCTGCGCGCCATCGGGGACATCGACGTCGTGGACGTCGGCTTCATCTCCGACGCCCAGGAGGGCGCGGTCGCCGCGGAGGAGCTGCGGGTCGCGGGCTGCGACCTCATCGTCGGGTTCCTCACCACGTACATGACGGCGTCGATGCTGGTGCCGGTCGCGCAGCGCAGCGGCGCCCCGGTGCTGATCATCAACCTCCAGCCCACCGAGCGGATGAACCACGCCACGTTCGACACCGGCGCGTGGCTCGCCTACTGCGGCGCGTGCCCGCTGCCGGAGATGGCCAACGCCTTCGAACGCGCGGGCGTGGGGTTCCGCTCCGTGTCCGGCTACGTCGAGGACGAGCGCGCCTGGACCCGGATCGCCCGCTGGGTGAAGGCCGCCGGCGTGCGGGGCGCGTTGCGCCACGGCAGGCACGGACTGATGGGACACCTGTACCCCGGCATGCTCGACGTCGCCACGGACCTGACGTCGGTGTCCACCCAGTTGGGCGGCCACGTCGAGGTCCTCGAGTTCGACGACCTGCGCGTCCGGGTGGAGGAGGTGACCGACGCCCAGGTCGCCGACCGCGTCGCCCTCGCGGGCGAGGTGTTCGACCTGGACGACACGGTGAACCCCGACGACCTCGCCTGGGGCGCCAAGGTGTCGGTCGGCCTCGACCGGCTCGTCGACGACTTCGCGCTCGACTCGCTGGCCTACTACCACCGCGGCCTCGACGGCGAGCAGCACGAACGGCTGGGCGCCGGGATGATCCTCGGCGCGTCACTGCTCACCGCGCGCGGCGTGCCCGCGGCCGGGGAGTACGAACTGCGCAACTCCCTCGCCATGCTGATCATGGACCGGCTCGGCGCCGGTGGCTCGTTCACCGAGTTCCAGGCGCTCGACTTCGTCGACGACGTGGTGGAGATGGGCCACGACGGCCCCGCCCACCTGGCCATCAGCGCCAAGCGGCCGTTGCTCCGCGGCCTGGGGACCTACCACGGCAAACGGGGCTGGGGCGTGTCCGTCGAGTTCGACGTCCAACCGGGCCCCGTCACGCTCCTGGGCCTGGGCCAGCGCCGCGACGGCCGCTACGTCGTGGTGTCCTCCGAGGGCACGGTCGTCACCGGACCCCTGCTGCGGATCGGCAACACCACGTCCAGGGTCGACTTCGGCTGCGACCCCGGCGAGTGGACCGACCGCTGGAGCGCCTCGGGCGTCGACCACCACTGGGCGCTCGGCACCGGCCACCGCGCCGCCGAACTGGCCGCTGTCGCGGAACTGGTGGGCCTGGAGTTCGTGGAGGTCCGTGTCTGA
- a CDS encoding MsnO8 family LLM class oxidoreductase encodes MTPRLSVLDQSPIGEGMSAADALEATVRLAEEADALGATRFWVAEHHFSPSFAGSAPEVLAAVLLARTRHLRIGSGGVLLPRYDPTKVAEVFRVLAGLFPGRVDLGVGRAGGPAERFPQQVVELLDGLTAGPLMPSGVVPPEVWLLGGGTSSAALAAELGTEFCFAHFLNPAPGVVALDTYRRGPHTRLGALAVRVVVAEDESRANALARGLLLWRSRKDLGDDRPLPSAETVRGHRWTSAEMERAEVNSRSLIAGTPEQVRAALARLADAHGVEELVVNTPTHDPADRVRSYRLLADVLGVRPPGAALAEAGRTA; translated from the coding sequence GTGACGCCGCGGCTGTCCGTCCTGGACCAGTCGCCGATCGGCGAGGGCATGAGCGCCGCGGACGCGCTGGAGGCGACGGTCCGACTCGCCGAGGAGGCCGATGCGTTGGGCGCCACCCGGTTCTGGGTGGCCGAGCACCACTTCTCGCCGAGCTTCGCGGGCAGCGCGCCCGAGGTGCTGGCCGCGGTGCTGCTGGCGCGGACCCGGCACCTGCGGATCGGCTCCGGCGGCGTGCTGCTGCCACGGTACGACCCGACGAAGGTCGCCGAGGTGTTCCGGGTTCTGGCGGGGCTGTTCCCCGGCCGGGTCGACCTCGGTGTCGGCCGGGCCGGTGGTCCGGCGGAGCGGTTCCCCCAGCAGGTCGTCGAGCTGCTCGACGGCTTGACGGCGGGTCCGCTGATGCCCTCGGGGGTCGTGCCGCCCGAGGTGTGGCTGCTCGGTGGCGGCACGAGTTCGGCGGCGCTGGCGGCGGAGCTGGGCACGGAGTTCTGCTTCGCGCACTTCCTCAACCCGGCTCCCGGCGTGGTCGCGCTCGACACCTACCGCCGCGGACCGCACACCCGGTTGGGCGCGTTGGCCGTGCGGGTGGTCGTGGCGGAGGACGAGTCCCGCGCCAACGCGCTGGCGCGGGGCCTGCTGCTGTGGCGCAGCCGCAAGGACCTCGGTGACGACCGGCCGCTGCCGTCGGCGGAGACCGTGCGCGGGCACCGGTGGACGAGCGCCGAGATGGAGCGGGCGGAGGTGAACAGCCGGTCGCTCATCGCGGGGACGCCGGAGCAGGTGCGAGCCGCGCTGGCGCGGCTGGCCGACGCGCACGGCGTCGAGGAGCTGGTGGTGAACACCCCGACCCACGATCCGGCGGACCGGGTGCGGTCCTACCGGCTGCTCGCCGACGTCCTGGGGGTCCGACCGCCCGGTGCGGCTCTGGCGGAGGCCGGTCGAACGGCCTGA
- a CDS encoding alpha/beta hydrolase, whose product MTQRTDSSTWESIVVPAVSGDVHARVFRPAGPRRGWLVWAHGGSWVRGSVDSWHPACEDLARAAGCTVVSVEYRLAPRHVHPAALIDVLTALDWAACQAEQEDTGVAVGGDSAGGTIAASAAMTWRDLGRPLAAQVLAYPPLDPSCRAESYTRHRGGFPSRADMLSAWRDYRGGDHHSSSAYSTPFEAEDFAGTAPAVLAVGALDPVADDVRAYATHLRTAGGRVEMREFPDLGHGSFLLPADEIAPRDSLRQWLGESFRDLLAESDVKENP is encoded by the coding sequence ATGACCCAGCGCACCGACTCCTCCACGTGGGAGTCGATCGTCGTCCCGGCGGTGAGCGGAGACGTGCACGCGCGCGTCTTCCGCCCCGCCGGGCCCCGGCGGGGCTGGCTGGTGTGGGCCCACGGCGGCAGCTGGGTACGCGGGTCGGTCGACAGCTGGCACCCCGCGTGCGAGGACCTCGCCCGCGCGGCCGGGTGCACGGTGGTGAGCGTCGAGTACCGGCTCGCGCCGCGGCACGTGCACCCGGCGGCGCTGATCGACGTGCTGACCGCGCTGGACTGGGCCGCCTGCCAGGCGGAGCAGGAGGACACCGGGGTCGCGGTCGGCGGGGACAGCGCGGGCGGCACGATCGCCGCCAGCGCCGCCATGACGTGGCGCGACCTCGGCCGCCCGCTGGCCGCGCAGGTGCTCGCCTACCCGCCGCTCGACCCGTCGTGCCGCGCCGAGTCCTACACCCGGCACCGCGGCGGTTTCCCCAGCCGCGCCGACATGCTCTCGGCCTGGCGCGACTACCGCGGCGGCGACCACCACTCCTCGTCCGCGTACAGCACGCCGTTCGAGGCCGAGGACTTCGCGGGCACGGCGCCCGCGGTGCTCGCCGTCGGCGCGCTGGACCCGGTCGCCGACGACGTGCGCGCCTACGCGACCCACCTGCGCACCGCGGGCGGACGGGTCGAGATGCGCGAGTTCCCCGACCTGGGGCACGGGTCGTTCCTGCTGCCCGCCGACGAGATAGCGCCTCGCGACTCCCTGCGCCAGTGGCTCGGGGAGAGCTTCCGCGACCTGCTCGCCGAATCCGACGTGAAGGAGAACCCATGA